A DNA window from Halorubrum sp. DM2 contains the following coding sequences:
- a CDS encoding Hsp20/alpha crystallin family protein, translating to MSALRDALRDLPDAVFADLLESDEGYILVIDLPGATAETTEVLVEDGRIEIEGRREKAVPEGFEYVREDRPLFLDAELPLPNDADGAGADAETDRGVLEITLPKRDRDVSRTIPVDDADDEGDA from the coding sequence ATGTCAGCGCTACGCGACGCGCTCCGGGACCTCCCGGACGCGGTGTTTGCGGACTTACTCGAATCCGACGAGGGGTACATCCTCGTCATCGACCTCCCGGGCGCGACCGCCGAGACCACCGAGGTCCTCGTCGAGGACGGGCGCATCGAGATCGAAGGCCGCCGCGAGAAGGCGGTCCCCGAGGGGTTCGAGTACGTCCGCGAGGACCGCCCGCTGTTCCTCGACGCGGAGCTCCCGCTCCCCAACGACGCAGACGGGGCGGGCGCGGACGCCGAGACCGACCGCGGCGTCCTCGAGATTACGCTCCCCAAGCGCGACCGCGACGTCTCCCGGACCATCCCCGTCGACGACGCGGACGACGAGGGCGACGCCTGA
- a CDS encoding DUF2391 family protein produces the protein MVDSDERDADTGRADGSGERVDPARGPDEPDIDDLLAKLDALSDTVDEGHEREKVRQTISLVERMPGRAAFAERITKYTSRDLAESFVGAVLFALPLLVEGGVFEIAAWFAAITVAGVPVLLFAHVGFVFAAVAGLLYFADFRQIVIRHPILGIIPRRYAGVLLVSLTTSTVMLLFWGRLHEGDPTAVERLGRIAVVWAAAAFGAGLGDILPGESQGDDIGPLDLDPFDGDGPKRGD, from the coding sequence ATGGTGGACAGCGACGAACGGGACGCAGACACGGGGCGGGCGGACGGTTCGGGCGAGCGCGTCGACCCCGCACGCGGCCCCGACGAGCCGGACATCGACGACCTCCTCGCGAAGCTCGACGCGCTCAGCGACACGGTCGACGAGGGCCACGAGCGCGAGAAGGTCCGACAGACCATCTCGCTCGTCGAGCGCATGCCCGGGCGCGCGGCGTTCGCCGAGCGGATCACCAAGTACACCTCCCGGGACCTGGCCGAGTCGTTCGTCGGGGCGGTGCTGTTCGCGCTCCCGCTGCTCGTCGAGGGCGGCGTCTTCGAGATCGCGGCGTGGTTCGCGGCGATCACCGTCGCCGGAGTTCCAGTCCTCCTCTTCGCGCACGTCGGGTTCGTCTTCGCCGCGGTCGCCGGCCTCCTCTACTTCGCCGACTTCCGGCAGATCGTGATCAGACACCCGATCCTCGGGATCATCCCCCGGCGGTACGCGGGCGTCCTCCTCGTGTCGCTGACCACGTCGACGGTGATGCTGCTGTTCTGGGGTCGCCTCCACGAGGGCGACCCGACGGCGGTCGAACGGCTCGGCCGGATCGCCGTCGTCTGGGCCGCGGCCGCGTTCGGTGCGGGACTCGGTGACATACTCCCGGGCGAGTCGCAGGGCGATGACATCGGCCCCCTCGATCTGGACCCGTTCGACGGCGACGGTCCGAAGCGCGGCGACTGA
- a CDS encoding alpha/beta fold hydrolase: MERVTHDGRETAYRRFDRGGDGPTVCFVHGSGGTKDVWKSQARLADRFPGVAVDLSGHGDSEDVATPAGPETLDAYADDVAAVAEATDATVICGNSLGGAVALWIASERDLALDGLVLAGTGAKLAVAEPLRDALATDFDRAVSLLHEPNRLFHDAPAEYVELSEASMRACGRAVTERDFLTCHDFDVRDRLDEIGVPTLALVGAHDELTPPAYHEYLADRIPDGEWTELTDAAHLAMLERPAAFNEALSEFLARL, encoded by the coding sequence ATGGAACGGGTCACCCACGACGGCCGCGAGACGGCCTACCGCCGCTTCGACCGCGGCGGCGACGGGCCGACGGTCTGTTTCGTCCACGGCAGCGGCGGCACGAAGGACGTCTGGAAGTCGCAGGCGCGGCTCGCCGACCGGTTCCCGGGCGTCGCCGTCGACCTCTCGGGACACGGGGACAGCGAGGACGTCGCGACGCCCGCCGGTCCCGAGACGCTCGACGCGTACGCCGACGATGTCGCCGCGGTCGCCGAGGCGACGGACGCGACCGTGATCTGCGGCAACTCCCTCGGCGGCGCGGTCGCACTGTGGATCGCCTCGGAGCGCGACCTCGCGCTCGACGGACTCGTCCTCGCGGGCACGGGCGCGAAGCTCGCGGTGGCCGAGCCCCTCCGGGACGCGCTCGCGACCGACTTCGACCGGGCGGTCTCGCTGCTTCACGAACCGAATCGGCTGTTCCACGACGCCCCCGCCGAGTATGTCGAGCTCTCGGAGGCGTCAATGCGGGCGTGCGGGCGCGCGGTGACCGAACGGGACTTCCTCACCTGCCACGACTTCGACGTCCGCGACCGCCTCGACGAGATCGGCGTCCCGACCCTCGCGCTCGTCGGCGCGCACGACGAACTCACTCCGCCGGCGTACCACGAGTACCTTGCCGACCGGATCCCGGACGGGGAGTGGACCGAACTCACCGACGCCGCCCACCTCGCGATGCTCGAACGGCCGGCCGCGTTCAACGAGGCGCTCTCCGAGTTCCTCGCTCGGCTGTAG
- a CDS encoding Hsp20/alpha crystallin family protein gives MNHIQTQSTGDGALLRRYEYDDGWIVAADLGVDDETVAIDTVGKAAIVVVEGPDGPVESEFDLPGTAASAVVNNGVLTVEGER, from the coding sequence ATGAATCACATACAGACCCAATCGACCGGCGACGGCGCGCTGTTGCGCCGGTACGAGTACGACGACGGGTGGATCGTCGCCGCCGACTTGGGCGTCGACGACGAGACCGTCGCGATCGACACGGTCGGCAAGGCGGCGATCGTCGTCGTCGAGGGACCGGACGGGCCGGTCGAGTCGGAGTTCGATCTGCCCGGAACGGCCGCGTCCGCGGTCGTGAACAACGGCGTCCTCACCGTGGAGGGCGAGCGATGA
- a CDS encoding CDC48 family AAA ATPase yields MKLTVKPLKQKDAGRRLAAIDRVAADELGLSGGDIVRVEGGEGAAIARVWPGYPEDDGTGVIRIDGRLRQEADVGIDDRVTVEDVDVSRADAVTIAFPSQLRVRGQIAPFIRDKLSGQPVTEGQTIRTSLGFGLMGGQSQAVPMKIAETSPGGTVVITDETEISISEISAEEIADRGEAAGGTGEGPDVTYEDIGGLDDELEQVREMIELPMRHPELFKRLGIDPPKGVLLHGPPGTGKTLIAKAVANEIDANFHTISGPEIMSKYYGESEEQLREVFEEAAEESPSIIFMDELDSIAPKREEAGGDVERRVVAQLLSLMDGLEERGEVVVIGATNRVDAIDQALRRGGRFDREIEVGVPDRDGRKEILQVHTRNMPLTDGIDLDEYAENTHGFVGADLESLAKESAMHALRRIRPEIDLESDEIDADVLNSIQVTEADFKEAIKGIEPSALREVFVEVPDTTWDDVGGLEDTKERLRETIQWPLEYPEVFEELDMQAAKGVLMYGPPGTGKTLLAKAVANESESNFISIKGPELLNKYVGESEKGVREVFSKARENAPTIVFFDEIDSIATERGKNSGDSGVGERVVSQLLTELDGLESLEDVVVIATTNRPDLIDSALLRPGRLDRHVHVPVPDETARRRIFEVHTRNKPLADDVDLDALARKTDGYVGADIEAVAREASMNASREFIGSVTREEVGESVGNVRVTMAHFEDALSEVNPSVTPETRERYEEIEKQFRRSEVERDEAEPAAFQ; encoded by the coding sequence ATGAAACTCACCGTCAAGCCGCTGAAACAGAAGGACGCCGGTCGCCGCCTCGCGGCGATCGACCGCGTCGCGGCCGACGAGCTGGGGCTCTCCGGCGGGGACATCGTCCGCGTCGAGGGGGGCGAGGGCGCCGCGATCGCGCGCGTCTGGCCCGGCTACCCCGAGGACGACGGCACGGGCGTGATCCGCATCGACGGCCGCCTCCGGCAGGAGGCCGACGTGGGGATCGACGACCGCGTGACCGTCGAGGACGTCGACGTCTCGCGGGCGGACGCGGTCACGATCGCCTTCCCCAGCCAGCTGCGGGTGCGGGGGCAGATCGCCCCGTTCATCCGCGACAAGCTCTCCGGGCAGCCGGTGACCGAGGGGCAGACGATCCGCACGTCGCTCGGCTTCGGGCTGATGGGCGGCCAGTCGCAGGCGGTCCCGATGAAGATCGCCGAGACCAGCCCCGGCGGCACGGTGGTCATCACCGACGAGACGGAGATCAGCATCTCCGAGATCTCCGCCGAGGAGATCGCCGACCGCGGCGAGGCCGCGGGCGGGACCGGCGAGGGGCCGGACGTCACCTACGAGGACATCGGCGGGCTCGACGACGAGCTCGAACAGGTCCGCGAGATGATCGAGCTGCCGATGCGGCACCCGGAGCTGTTCAAGCGCCTCGGCATCGACCCGCCGAAGGGCGTCCTGCTCCACGGGCCGCCGGGCACGGGGAAGACGCTGATCGCGAAGGCCGTCGCCAACGAGATCGACGCGAACTTCCACACGATCTCCGGCCCGGAGATCATGTCGAAGTACTACGGCGAGAGCGAAGAGCAGCTCCGCGAGGTGTTCGAGGAGGCGGCCGAGGAGTCGCCCTCGATCATCTTCATGGACGAGCTGGACTCCATCGCGCCGAAACGCGAGGAGGCCGGCGGCGACGTGGAACGGCGCGTCGTGGCCCAGCTCCTCTCGCTGATGGACGGGCTCGAAGAGCGCGGCGAGGTCGTCGTCATCGGGGCGACGAACCGCGTCGACGCCATCGATCAGGCGCTCCGACGGGGCGGCCGCTTCGACCGCGAGATCGAGGTCGGCGTCCCCGACCGCGACGGCCGCAAGGAGATCCTCCAGGTCCACACGCGGAACATGCCGCTGACCGACGGGATCGACTTGGACGAGTACGCCGAGAACACGCACGGCTTCGTCGGGGCCGACCTCGAGTCGCTCGCGAAGGAGTCCGCGATGCACGCGCTGCGGCGCATCCGCCCCGAGATCGACCTCGAAAGCGACGAGATCGACGCCGACGTGCTGAACAGCATTCAGGTGACCGAGGCGGACTTCAAGGAGGCGATCAAGGGGATCGAACCCTCCGCGCTCCGCGAGGTGTTCGTCGAGGTCCCCGACACCACCTGGGACGACGTCGGCGGGCTCGAAGACACCAAAGAGCGGCTCCGCGAGACGATCCAGTGGCCGCTGGAGTACCCCGAGGTGTTCGAGGAGCTCGACATGCAGGCCGCCAAGGGCGTCCTGATGTACGGCCCGCCGGGCACGGGGAAGACCCTGCTCGCGAAGGCCGTCGCCAACGAGAGCGAGTCGAACTTCATCTCGATCAAGGGGCCAGAGCTGCTGAACAAGTACGTGGGCGAGTCCGAGAAGGGCGTCCGCGAGGTGTTCAGCAAGGCCCGCGAGAACGCGCCGACCATCGTGTTCTTCGACGAGATCGACTCGATCGCCACCGAGCGCGGCAAGAACTCCGGCGACTCCGGCGTCGGCGAGCGCGTCGTCTCCCAGCTGCTGACGGAGCTCGACGGGCTCGAATCGCTGGAGGACGTCGTCGTCATCGCGACGACGAACCGGCCGGACCTCATCGACTCCGCGCTGTTGCGCCCCGGTCGTCTGGACCGGCACGTCCACGTGCCCGTTCCCGACGAGACGGCGCGCCGCCGGATATTCGAGGTCCACACGCGCAACAAGCCGCTGGCGGACGACGTCGACCTCGACGCGCTCGCCCGGAAGACCGACGGCTACGTGGGTGCCGACATCGAGGCGGTCGCCCGCGAGGCCTCGATGAACGCCTCCCGGGAGTTCATCGGCAGCGTCACGCGCGAGGAGGTCGGCGAGTCCGTCGGCAACGTCCGCGTGACGATGGCACACTTCGAGGACGCGCTGAGCGAGGTGAACCCCAGCGTCACCCCCGAGACGCGCGAGCGGTACGAGGAGATAGAAAAGCAGTTCAGACGGTCCGAGGTGGAGCGCGACGAGGCCGAACCGGCCGCGTTCCAGTAG
- a CDS encoding adenosylcobalamin-dependent ribonucleoside-diphosphate reductase codes for MSSDGVTANDLELPIKRTTGDTMEERLTGNAYHNILPARYLRKDANGEPIENPEELFDRVARNVALAEAVFEAERQGVDVTVTPDQLKPDHPRRDELAEEVFGAGVTADDDAEATLTEHNVNKFAFDTVVPELPDDVRDHVEETAETFRDGMESLSFMPNSPTLMNAGDELQQLSACFVDSPDDDITDIHQTAKEAAEVFQSGGGMGYAFWQLRPYGDAVGSTGGIASGPITFMRTFDQMCETIAQGGARRGAQMGVMRISHPDVIQFIHAKNKDVSLAHSLRLNDPDDFTHNSFADALEEARDLIDEDGKVPEHLRNAVEGHLSNFNISVGVTDDFMDALRNDEEFTFTNPRTGEAHVATPETKELYDMFGLGEHVEVGEELSVPAAEIWDDMIEGAHENGEPGVVYLERINKEHSFDVEENPDHRILATNPCGEQPLEEYEACNLGHINLSTLADLDAPDWRVWSDEHADEYDTRADAIDAFLDEAIDFEEFDERIAYGTRFLENVVTMSDFPVDEIEEKVRDMRKIGMGIMGLAQLYIQLGVRYGSEEGNEIARQLMTHINHESKLASHELAEERGTFNDWADSKYANPTEYRDWFEHYTGLDADEWADGFPIRNHNTTTIAPTGTTSMIGNTTGGCEPIYNVAYYKNVSDDVQGDEMLVEFDDYFLRTLEANDIDVEAVKEEAQAQMAENEFDGVDGLETVPDAIGELFVVTGDLSAKDHAGVQVACQKGVDSAISKTVNAPNDSTLGDAKEVFEYIYENGGKGVTYYRDGTRSKQVLTTRAQNTEFADESEAAETLVEQINEVFGGVEAFLDNEDVRTAIDAEVSELLEASDQPRIDYSERSPRPDSLNGVTQRVETGYGKLYVTINEDDKGLPFELFANIGHSGGYTNSFTEALAKVISTALRSGVDPEEIVDELQGTRSPKVAWDKGEQIQSIPDAIGTALRRYLDDDVDKGIPQQQSLDDVEESATSESAGRPGQTDGGAAADAAAGNGALDAPEAADTDDAAGADDAMQELIAAGESPECPDCGGMNLYYSEGCKTCESCGWSEC; via the coding sequence ATGAGCAGCGACGGTGTCACCGCGAACGACCTCGAACTGCCGATCAAACGCACCACGGGCGACACGATGGAGGAGCGCCTCACGGGCAACGCCTACCACAACATCCTGCCCGCGCGCTACCTCCGGAAGGACGCGAACGGGGAGCCGATCGAGAACCCCGAGGAGCTGTTCGACCGCGTCGCGCGCAACGTCGCGCTCGCCGAGGCGGTCTTCGAAGCCGAGCGGCAAGGGGTCGACGTCACCGTTACGCCCGACCAGCTGAAGCCCGACCACCCCCGGCGCGACGAGCTCGCCGAGGAGGTCTTCGGCGCGGGCGTCACGGCCGACGACGACGCGGAGGCGACGCTGACGGAACACAACGTCAACAAGTTCGCGTTCGACACCGTCGTGCCCGAGCTGCCCGACGACGTGCGCGACCACGTCGAGGAGACAGCCGAGACGTTCCGCGACGGGATGGAGTCGCTCTCCTTCATGCCGAACTCGCCGACGCTGATGAACGCGGGCGACGAGCTCCAGCAGCTCTCCGCCTGCTTCGTCGACTCCCCCGACGACGACATCACCGACATCCACCAGACCGCCAAGGAGGCGGCCGAGGTGTTCCAGTCCGGCGGCGGCATGGGGTACGCCTTCTGGCAGCTCCGCCCCTACGGCGACGCGGTCGGCTCCACGGGCGGTATCGCCTCCGGGCCGATCACGTTCATGCGGACGTTCGACCAGATGTGCGAGACGATCGCGCAGGGCGGCGCGCGCCGCGGCGCGCAGATGGGCGTCATGCGCATCTCGCACCCGGACGTCATCCAGTTCATCCACGCGAAGAACAAGGACGTCTCTCTGGCCCACTCGCTGCGGCTCAACGACCCCGACGACTTCACGCACAACTCCTTCGCGGACGCCTTAGAGGAGGCCCGCGACCTCATCGACGAGGACGGGAAGGTCCCCGAACACCTCCGTAACGCCGTGGAGGGACACCTCTCGAACTTCAACATCAGCGTCGGCGTCACCGACGACTTCATGGACGCGCTCCGCAACGACGAGGAGTTCACCTTCACCAACCCCCGCACCGGTGAGGCCCACGTCGCGACGCCGGAGACGAAGGAGCTGTACGACATGTTCGGGCTCGGCGAGCACGTCGAGGTCGGCGAGGAGCTCTCCGTCCCGGCCGCCGAGATCTGGGACGACATGATCGAGGGGGCCCACGAGAACGGCGAGCCGGGCGTGGTCTACCTCGAACGGATCAACAAAGAGCACTCCTTCGACGTCGAGGAGAACCCGGACCACCGGATCCTCGCGACGAACCCCTGCGGCGAGCAGCCGCTCGAAGAGTACGAGGCCTGTAACCTCGGCCACATCAACCTCTCGACGCTCGCGGACCTCGACGCGCCGGACTGGCGCGTCTGGTCCGACGAGCACGCAGACGAGTACGACACCCGGGCCGACGCGATCGACGCGTTCCTCGACGAGGCGATCGACTTCGAGGAGTTCGACGAGCGGATCGCGTACGGCACTCGCTTCCTCGAGAACGTCGTCACGATGTCCGACTTCCCGGTCGACGAGATCGAGGAGAAGGTCCGCGACATGCGGAAGATCGGGATGGGTATCATGGGGCTCGCACAGCTGTACATCCAGCTCGGCGTCCGCTACGGCTCCGAGGAGGGCAACGAGATCGCCCGCCAGCTGATGACCCACATCAACCACGAGTCGAAGCTGGCCTCCCACGAGCTCGCCGAGGAGCGCGGGACGTTCAACGACTGGGCCGACTCGAAGTACGCGAACCCGACCGAGTACCGCGACTGGTTCGAACACTACACCGGGCTCGACGCCGACGAGTGGGCGGACGGCTTCCCGATCCGCAACCACAACACGACGACGATCGCCCCCACCGGGACGACGTCGATGATCGGCAACACGACGGGCGGGTGTGAGCCGATCTACAACGTCGCCTACTACAAGAACGTCTCCGACGACGTACAGGGCGACGAGATGCTCGTCGAGTTCGACGACTACTTCCTCCGCACGCTGGAGGCCAACGACATCGACGTCGAGGCCGTAAAGGAGGAGGCGCAGGCCCAGATGGCCGAAAACGAGTTCGACGGCGTCGACGGGTTAGAGACCGTTCCGGACGCGATCGGCGAGCTGTTCGTCGTCACCGGCGATCTCTCGGCGAAGGACCACGCCGGCGTTCAGGTCGCCTGTCAGAAGGGCGTCGACTCCGCCATCTCGAAGACCGTCAACGCGCCGAACGACTCCACGCTCGGCGACGCCAAGGAGGTCTTCGAGTACATCTACGAGAACGGCGGGAAGGGCGTCACCTACTACCGCGACGGCACCCGCTCGAAGCAGGTACTCACGACGCGCGCGCAGAACACGGAGTTCGCCGACGAGAGCGAGGCCGCGGAGACCCTCGTCGAGCAGATCAACGAGGTCTTCGGCGGGGTCGAGGCGTTCCTCGACAACGAGGACGTCCGGACCGCGATCGACGCGGAGGTCTCGGAGCTGCTCGAAGCCAGCGACCAGCCCCGGATCGACTACAGCGAGCGCAGTCCGCGTCCCGACTCCCTGAACGGCGTCACCCAGCGGGTCGAGACCGGCTACGGCAAGCTGTACGTCACCATCAACGAGGACGACAAGGGGCTGCCGTTCGAGCTGTTCGCGAACATCGGCCACTCCGGCGGCTACACCAACTCCTTCACGGAGGCGCTCGCGAAGGTCATCTCGACGGCGCTCCGCTCTGGCGTCGACCCCGAGGAGATCGTCGACGAGCTACAGGGCACCCGGAGCCCGAAGGTCGCGTGGGACAAAGGCGAGCAGATCCAGTCGATCCCGGACGCGATCGGCACGGCCCTGCGCCGCTACCTCGACGACGACGTCGACAAGGGGATCCCCCAGCAGCAGAGTCTCGACGACGTCGAGGAGAGCGCGACGAGCGAGTCGGCCGGCCGGCCCGGCCAGACCGACGGCGGCGCGGCCGCCGACGCGGCCGCCGGCAACGGCGCGCTCGACGCGCCCGAGGCCGCCGACACGGACGACGCGGCGGGCGCAGACGACGCGATGCAAGAACTCATCGCGGCCGGCGAATCGCCCGAGTGCCCGGACTGCGGCGGGATGAACCTCTACTACTCCGAGGGCTGCAAGACCTGCGAGTCGTGCGGCTGGTCGGAGTGTTAA
- a CDS encoding aldo/keto reductase yields MEYTTLGSTGTTVSKICLGCMSFGDSDWREWVLDEEEGKELIERAIDLGVNFFDTANMYSNGESERVLGDALDGYDRDEYVLATKGYFQMDESNPNSGGLSRKAIEQELEHSLDRLSVDTIDLYQIHRWDDETPIEETLAALDDAVRRGDVRYIGASSMWAHQFADALHTSEREGYERFAAMQNHYNLAYREEEREMLPLCEKENVGVMPWSPLARGYLTRPHEDVDATLRGETEEHLYAHPYREGGGLAVNERVEELAAEKGVKMAQIALAWLFRKEWVDTPIVGTTSVEHLEDAVEALDIDLSDSDIEWLEAPYEPVRVSGHE; encoded by the coding sequence ATGGAGTACACGACCCTCGGTTCCACCGGCACCACCGTCTCGAAGATATGTCTGGGCTGTATGAGCTTCGGCGACTCCGACTGGCGCGAGTGGGTCCTCGACGAGGAGGAGGGGAAAGAGCTGATCGAGCGCGCGATCGACCTCGGCGTGAACTTCTTCGACACCGCCAACATGTACTCGAACGGCGAGAGCGAGCGCGTCCTCGGCGACGCGCTCGACGGGTACGACCGCGACGAGTACGTCCTCGCCACGAAGGGGTACTTCCAGATGGACGAGTCGAATCCGAACTCGGGCGGCCTCTCGCGGAAGGCGATCGAACAGGAGCTGGAACACAGCCTCGACCGGCTCAGCGTCGACACGATCGACCTCTACCAGATCCACCGCTGGGACGACGAGACCCCGATCGAGGAGACACTCGCCGCGCTCGACGATGCCGTGCGACGCGGCGACGTGCGGTACATCGGCGCGTCCTCGATGTGGGCCCACCAGTTCGCGGACGCCCTACACACCAGCGAGCGCGAGGGGTACGAGCGGTTCGCCGCGATGCAAAACCACTACAACCTCGCGTACCGCGAGGAGGAACGGGAGATGCTGCCGTTATGCGAGAAGGAGAACGTCGGCGTGATGCCGTGGAGTCCGCTCGCCCGCGGCTACCTGACCCGTCCGCACGAGGACGTCGACGCGACGCTCCGCGGCGAGACCGAAGAGCACCTCTACGCGCACCCGTACCGCGAGGGCGGCGGGCTCGCGGTCAACGAGCGCGTCGAGGAGCTGGCCGCGGAGAAGGGCGTGAAGATGGCCCAGATCGCGCTCGCGTGGCTGTTCCGCAAGGAGTGGGTCGACACCCCCATCGTCGGCACGACGAGCGTCGAACACCTCGAAGACGCAGTCGAGGCGCTGGATATCGACCTGTCCGACTCGGACATCGAGTGGCTCGAAGCGCCGTACGAGCCGGTCCGCGTCTCCGGACACGAGTGA
- a CDS encoding cryptochrome/photolyase family protein — MSDRTTCWLLGDQLNPDLDVLDDADDVLLIEAHGFADRKPYHAHKLTVVFSAMRHFRDRLREGGHDVTYVRAESFGEGLDEFFAERSAETEGGGDAPDLRLMRPASHGAGDRLRELVAERGGTLELVDNELFWTTPADWRAWAGGEETEIGPGGAAERTYRQENWYRHVRRETGVLMDDGDPVGGEWNYDDANQETPPDEWEPPGRPTFEPDELTRETHAWVRERFDTWGNDSLDGFAWPVTRAEALEALDRFVREGLPAFGRYQDAMVGGEPFLSHSLLSPAINLGLLDPREPVRAVERAYEERGVEPGAYDPDRHGDAGGASTSLDEFGDGDAATGGANDDLAPVPLNAAEGFIRQVIGWREFVRHVYREAMPELADANKLEQKRELPPAYWDGETDMECLSEAVGHVREFGYAHHIERLMVLSNFALVYGVDPGELNEWFHLGFVDAYHWVTTPNVVAMGSFGTDVLSSRPYASSGSYVNRMSDHCADCPYAVSRTTGEGACPFNALYWDFLKENEETLRGTGRMGLMYSHVDGKDDEEWTAIRERAAAVRELAAEGEL, encoded by the coding sequence GTGAGCGACCGGACGACCTGCTGGCTGCTCGGCGACCAGCTCAACCCCGACCTCGACGTCCTCGACGACGCCGACGACGTACTGTTGATCGAGGCGCACGGGTTCGCCGACCGGAAACCGTACCACGCGCACAAGCTAACGGTAGTGTTCTCTGCGATGCGGCACTTCCGAGACCGGCTCCGCGAGGGCGGCCACGACGTGACCTACGTGCGGGCCGAGTCGTTCGGCGAAGGCCTCGACGAGTTCTTCGCTGAGCGTTCGGCGGAGACGGAAGGCGGCGGCGACGCGCCCGACCTGCGGCTCATGCGCCCCGCGAGCCACGGGGCGGGCGACCGGCTCCGCGAACTGGTCGCCGAGCGCGGCGGGACCCTCGAACTCGTCGACAACGAGCTGTTCTGGACGACCCCGGCCGACTGGCGGGCGTGGGCCGGCGGGGAGGAGACCGAGATCGGTCCCGGCGGGGCCGCCGAGCGCACCTACCGACAGGAGAACTGGTACCGACACGTCCGCCGGGAGACGGGCGTGCTGATGGACGACGGCGACCCCGTCGGCGGGGAGTGGAACTACGACGACGCGAACCAGGAGACGCCGCCGGACGAGTGGGAGCCGCCCGGGCGGCCGACGTTCGAGCCGGACGAGCTGACCCGCGAGACGCACGCGTGGGTCCGCGAGCGGTTCGACACGTGGGGGAACGACTCGCTCGACGGGTTCGCGTGGCCGGTCACCCGGGCGGAGGCGCTGGAGGCGCTCGACCGGTTCGTCCGCGAGGGGCTGCCCGCGTTCGGCCGGTATCAGGACGCGATGGTCGGCGGCGAGCCGTTCCTCTCGCACTCGCTGCTCTCGCCGGCGATCAACCTCGGGCTGCTCGACCCCCGCGAGCCGGTCCGCGCGGTCGAGCGTGCCTACGAGGAACGGGGCGTCGAGCCGGGCGCGTACGACCCCGATCGGCACGGAGACGCGGGCGGGGCGTCGACGTCGCTCGACGAGTTCGGCGACGGAGACGCCGCGACCGGGGGCGCGAACGACGACCTCGCCCCCGTCCCGCTCAACGCCGCGGAGGGGTTCATCAGGCAGGTGATCGGCTGGCGGGAGTTCGTGCGCCACGTCTATCGGGAAGCGATGCCCGAACTGGCCGACGCGAACAAGCTGGAACAAAAGCGGGAGCTGCCGCCCGCCTACTGGGACGGCGAGACCGACATGGAGTGTCTCTCCGAGGCGGTGGGCCACGTCCGCGAGTTCGGCTACGCACATCACATCGAGCGGCTCATGGTGCTTTCGAACTTCGCGTTGGTGTACGGCGTCGACCCCGGCGAGTTAAACGAGTGGTTCCACCTCGGCTTCGTCGACGCCTACCACTGGGTGACGACGCCGAACGTCGTCGCGATGGGCTCGTTCGGCACCGACGTCCTCTCCTCGAGGCCGTACGCCTCCTCGGGGAGCTACGTCAACCGGATGAGCGACCACTGCGCCGACTGCCCGTACGCCGTCTCGCGGACGACGGGCGAGGGGGCGTGTCCGTTCAACGCGCTGTACTGGGACTTCCTGAAGGAGAACGAGGAGACGCTTCGCGGCACCGGGCGGATGGGACTGATGTACTCGCACGTCGACGGGAAGGACGACGAGGAGTGGACGGCGATCCGCGAGCGCGCGGCGGCGGTGCGCGAACTGGCGGCGGAGGGGGAGTTATAG
- the eif1A gene encoding translation initiation factor eIF-1A codes for MSNGDGSGRNDLRMPDDDEVFAEVVEMLGANRVKVRCADGNERTARIPGRMQKRVWIREDDIVLVEPWDWQDEKADISWRYEKSEAEQLREEGHLQ; via the coding sequence ATGAGCAACGGAGACGGCAGCGGTCGGAACGACCTCCGGATGCCCGACGACGACGAGGTGTTCGCGGAGGTCGTCGAGATGCTCGGCGCGAACCGCGTCAAAGTGCGCTGTGCGGACGGGAACGAACGGACCGCGCGCATCCCCGGCCGGATGCAAAAGCGCGTGTGGATCCGCGAAGACGACATCGTCCTCGTCGAGCCGTGGGACTGGCAGGACGAGAAGGCCGACATCTCGTGGCGCTACGAGAAGAGCGAGGCCGAACAGCTCCGCGAGGAAGGCCACCTTCAATAA